A region from the Vicia villosa cultivar HV-30 ecotype Madison, WI linkage group LG3, Vvil1.0, whole genome shotgun sequence genome encodes:
- the LOC131660602 gene encoding GTP-binding nuclear protein Ran/TC4, translating to MALPNQQTVDYPSFKLVIVGDGGTGKTTFVKRHLTGEFEKKYEPTIGVEVHPLDFFTNCGKIRFYCWDTAGQEKFGGLRDGYYIHGQCAIIMFDVTARLTYKNVPTWHRDLCRVCENIPIVLCGNKVDVKNRQVKAKQVTFHRKKNLQYYEISAKSNYNFEKPFLYLARKLAGDPNLHFVESPALAPPEVDIDIAVQQRHENEILEAANQPLPDDDDDAFE from the exons ATG GCGTTGCCTAATCAGCAAACAGTTGATTATCCTAGCTTCAAGCTTGTGATCGTCGGTGACGGTGGCACAG GAAAAACAACTTTCGTGAAGAGGCATCTTACTGGAGAATTTGAGAAGAAATATGAAC CAACTATTGGTGTGGAAGTGCATCCGTTGGATTTCTTCACAAACTGTGGAAAGATTCGTTTCTACTGCTGGGATACAGCTGGTCAAGAGAAGTTTGGTGGTCTCAGGGATGGATATTA TATTCATGGGCAGTGTGCTATTATAATGTTTGATGTTACTGCTCGGCTGACATACAAGAATGTCCCTACCTGGCACCGTGATCTTTGCCG GGTCTGTGAAAACATCCCAATTGTTCTTTGCGGAAACAAGGTTGATGTGAAGAACAGACAAGTGAAGGCAAAGCAGGTTACCTTCCACAGGAAAAAGAATTTGCAGTACTACGAGATTTCAGCTAAGAGCAACTATAACTTTGAGAAGCCTTTCCTGTATCTTGCCAGGAAACTTGCAGG TGATCCCAACTTGCACTTTGTAGAATCTCCGGCACTGGCTCCACCAGAAGTTGATATTGATATAGCTGTCCAACAAAG GCACGAGAATGAGATTCTTGAGGCTGCTAATCAACCCCTtcctgatgatgatgatgatgcattTGAATAG